The Stratiformator vulcanicus genome has a segment encoding these proteins:
- a CDS encoding type II toxin-antitoxin system RelE/ParE family toxin — translation MGSAVTGIVRSTEAAHEDLMRIGRYIAENSGSLERALEVLDQIDLKCKKYARQPLMGDPRPDLGPDVRLFAIYSYLVIYRPSSSGIEVLMVTHGARDLPKLIRDRIS, via the coding sequence ATGGGTTCAGCCGTGACCGGCATCGTTCGTTCAACTGAGGCGGCTCATGAAGACTTGATGCGAATCGGCCGTTACATTGCGGAGAATTCCGGGAGCCTCGAACGTGCGCTCGAAGTTCTCGATCAAATCGATTTGAAGTGCAAAAAGTATGCTCGACAGCCTTTGATGGGCGACCCGCGTCCCGATCTGGGACCAGATGTTCGGCTCTTCGCAATTTACAGTTATCTCGTCATCTATCGGCCAAGCTCGAGTGGAATCGAGGTATTGATGGTCACGCATGGTGCCCGCGATCTCCCCAAGTTGATCCGTGATCGAATCTCGTAG